A single window of Solenopsis invicta isolate M01_SB chromosome 3, UNIL_Sinv_3.0, whole genome shotgun sequence DNA harbors:
- the LOC113005333 gene encoding uncharacterized protein LOC113005333 — protein MGNNGKPRRNRTRRAAKRLWRTRVGEARHLLDEVFFEYLRGIDRIPPEAEPVSHLSSPPPLPEELEVPQVHQPTSTALSISSLFTYRVAADIPPSSVPSVSYSPTPYLERSPERSPLNSPPYSPANSDIDHGGNKKQKRHRTTNQGGYANAKNERKRQRHRTLNAAEGRHAKVRDNAAEERRTRGRPATCHPNARQQ, from the exons A TGGGAAACAACGGTAAACCGCGTCGGAATAGAACTCGGCGGGCCGCAAAGCGTCTTTGGCGGACCAGAGTCGGGGAAGCGCGTCACCTCCTCGACGAAGTTTTTTTCGAGTACCTGCGAGGAATAGACCGCATCCCTCCGGAAGCTGAGCCGGTTTCTCATCTTTCCTCTCCACCTCCTCTTCCCGAGGAACTCGAAGTTCCTCAGGTTCATCAGCCTACTTCCACTGCCCTCTCGATCTCCTCATTATTTACATACAGAGTAGCCGCTGATATCCCTCCTTCGTCGGTCCCTAGTGTCTCCTATTCCCCGACACCGTATCTGGAACGCAGTCCAGAGCGGTCCCCTTTAAACTCTCCTCCTTATTCCCCGGCTAACTCGGATATCGATCATGGAggaaataaaaagcaaaaacgACACCGAACAACCAACCAGGGCGGATACGCCAACGCcaagaacgagagaaagagacagcGACACAGAACCCTCAACGCCGCAGAGGGCCGTCACGCCAAGGTACGTGACAACGCAGCAGAAGAGAGACGAACACGAGGCAGACCAGCAACCTGTCATCCAAACGCGCGTCAGCAATGA
- the LOC105201323 gene encoding acyl-CoA Delta(11) desaturase isoform X1 codes for MTLLIWSTDIVIHRRFKRYGTWSYPGVATIECYCFESDCVTMALKPQVNKELEEKSKFNRSIVWRNVIILSLLHLGALAGLYLSFTSVKYMTILFAIFLYEFSLLGISVGAHRLWSHRSYKAKWPLQLLLAFMNTVAFQVGVFNELHFVNNGNDLKSYFYRYFIQDSVIVWAKDHRVHHKFSDTDADPHNPNVGFFFSHIGWLLCKKHPDVTKKDKTIDISDLESNAILAFQKKYYTILVILLCFVLPTVIPVVFWKEKWLNAYLIPGVLRHILLLNVALMINSIGHRYGYKPYDKYINASDNIMFFILSSGEGWHNYHHVFHQDYRAIELKNPINLIKMFIDFFTKIGWAYDLKYASDETVKKRMKRTGEQYNYN; via the exons atgacCCTTCTTATTTGGTCTACCGACATCGTCATCCATCGTCGTTTTAAGAGATACGGCACTTGGTCCTATCCAGGGGTGGCAACGATAGAATGCTAttgttttgaatcag acTGTGTAACAATGGCGTTAAAACCACAAGTAAATAAGGAACTTGAAGAAAAATCGAAATTCAATAGATCAATAGTATGgcgtaatgtaattattttatcgttGCTACATCTTGGTGCCCTGGCTGGACTTTACCTCTCATTTACATCGGTGAAATATATGACTATTCTTTTCG caatttttttatacgaatttagTCTTTTGGGAATCTCAGTTGGGGCTCATCGACTTTGGTCCCATCGATCCTACAAAGCCAAGTGGCCTCTCCAATTGCTGCTAGCATTCATGAACACTGTAGCTTTTCAAGTAGGTGTGTTCAATGAGTTACATTTCGTCAATAATGGCAAcgatttaaaaagttacttttatcgttactttattCAG GATTCCGTGATTGTATGGGCCAAGGACCATAGGGTACACCATAAATTTAGTGATACTGACGCCGACCCACATAACCCCAAcgtcggattttttttttcccataTAGGCTGGCTGCTTTGCAAAAAACATCCCGACgtcacaaaaaaagataaaaccaTTGATATTTCTGATCTGGAGAGCAATGCAATACtagcttttcaaaaaaa ATATTATACGATATTGGTGATATTGCTCTGCTTTGTTTTGCCAACCGTTATCCCGGTCGTATTTTGGAAAGAAAAATGGCTAAACGCCTACTTAATCCCCGGCGTTCTTCGTCATATTTTGCTACTAAATGTAGCTTTAATGATTAACTCAATAGGCCACAGATATGGTTATAAACCATATGACAA ATACATAAACGCATCAGacaatataatgttttttatattgtcctCGGGAGAAGGGTGGCACAATTACCACCATGTCTTCCATCAGGATTATAGAGCTATCGAATTAAAAAAtccgattaatttaataaaaatgtttatcgatttttttacaaaaattggtTGGGCATACGATTTAAAGTATGCATCAGATGAAACGGTAAAAAAACGTATGAAGAGAACGGGTGAacagtataattataattaa
- the LOC105201323 gene encoding acyl-CoA Delta(11) desaturase isoform X2 — protein MTLLIWSTDIVIHRRFKRYGTWSYPGVATIECYCFESDCVTMALKPQVNKELEEKSKFNRSIVWRNVIILSLLHLGALAGLYLSFTSVKYMTILFAIFLYEFSLLGISVGAHRLWSHRSYKAKWPLQLLLAFMNTVAFQDSVIVWAKDHRVHHKFSDTDADPHNPNVGFFFSHIGWLLCKKHPDVTKKDKTIDISDLESNAILAFQKKYYTILVILLCFVLPTVIPVVFWKEKWLNAYLIPGVLRHILLLNVALMINSIGHRYGYKPYDKYINASDNIMFFILSSGEGWHNYHHVFHQDYRAIELKNPINLIKMFIDFFTKIGWAYDLKYASDETVKKRMKRTGEQYNYN, from the exons atgacCCTTCTTATTTGGTCTACCGACATCGTCATCCATCGTCGTTTTAAGAGATACGGCACTTGGTCCTATCCAGGGGTGGCAACGATAGAATGCTAttgttttgaatcag acTGTGTAACAATGGCGTTAAAACCACAAGTAAATAAGGAACTTGAAGAAAAATCGAAATTCAATAGATCAATAGTATGgcgtaatgtaattattttatcgttGCTACATCTTGGTGCCCTGGCTGGACTTTACCTCTCATTTACATCGGTGAAATATATGACTATTCTTTTCG caatttttttatacgaatttagTCTTTTGGGAATCTCAGTTGGGGCTCATCGACTTTGGTCCCATCGATCCTACAAAGCCAAGTGGCCTCTCCAATTGCTGCTAGCATTCATGAACACTGTAGCTTTTCAA GATTCCGTGATTGTATGGGCCAAGGACCATAGGGTACACCATAAATTTAGTGATACTGACGCCGACCCACATAACCCCAAcgtcggattttttttttcccataTAGGCTGGCTGCTTTGCAAAAAACATCCCGACgtcacaaaaaaagataaaaccaTTGATATTTCTGATCTGGAGAGCAATGCAATACtagcttttcaaaaaaa ATATTATACGATATTGGTGATATTGCTCTGCTTTGTTTTGCCAACCGTTATCCCGGTCGTATTTTGGAAAGAAAAATGGCTAAACGCCTACTTAATCCCCGGCGTTCTTCGTCATATTTTGCTACTAAATGTAGCTTTAATGATTAACTCAATAGGCCACAGATATGGTTATAAACCATATGACAA ATACATAAACGCATCAGacaatataatgttttttatattgtcctCGGGAGAAGGGTGGCACAATTACCACCATGTCTTCCATCAGGATTATAGAGCTATCGAATTAAAAAAtccgattaatttaataaaaatgtttatcgatttttttacaaaaattggtTGGGCATACGATTTAAAGTATGCATCAGATGAAACGGTAAAAAAACGTATGAAGAGAACGGGTGAacagtataattataattaa
- the LOC105201323 gene encoding acyl-CoA Delta(11) desaturase isoform X3, whose protein sequence is MALKPQVNKELEEKSKFNRSIVWRNVIILSLLHLGALAGLYLSFTSVKYMTILFAIFLYEFSLLGISVGAHRLWSHRSYKAKWPLQLLLAFMNTVAFQVGVFNELHFVNNGNDLKSYFYRYFIQDSVIVWAKDHRVHHKFSDTDADPHNPNVGFFFSHIGWLLCKKHPDVTKKDKTIDISDLESNAILAFQKKYYTILVILLCFVLPTVIPVVFWKEKWLNAYLIPGVLRHILLLNVALMINSIGHRYGYKPYDKYINASDNIMFFILSSGEGWHNYHHVFHQDYRAIELKNPINLIKMFIDFFTKIGWAYDLKYASDETVKKRMKRTGEQYNYN, encoded by the exons ATGGCGTTAAAACCACAAGTAAATAAGGAACTTGAAGAAAAATCGAAATTCAATAGATCAATAGTATGgcgtaatgtaattattttatcgttGCTACATCTTGGTGCCCTGGCTGGACTTTACCTCTCATTTACATCGGTGAAATATATGACTATTCTTTTCG caatttttttatacgaatttagTCTTTTGGGAATCTCAGTTGGGGCTCATCGACTTTGGTCCCATCGATCCTACAAAGCCAAGTGGCCTCTCCAATTGCTGCTAGCATTCATGAACACTGTAGCTTTTCAAGTAGGTGTGTTCAATGAGTTACATTTCGTCAATAATGGCAAcgatttaaaaagttacttttatcgttactttattCAG GATTCCGTGATTGTATGGGCCAAGGACCATAGGGTACACCATAAATTTAGTGATACTGACGCCGACCCACATAACCCCAAcgtcggattttttttttcccataTAGGCTGGCTGCTTTGCAAAAAACATCCCGACgtcacaaaaaaagataaaaccaTTGATATTTCTGATCTGGAGAGCAATGCAATACtagcttttcaaaaaaa ATATTATACGATATTGGTGATATTGCTCTGCTTTGTTTTGCCAACCGTTATCCCGGTCGTATTTTGGAAAGAAAAATGGCTAAACGCCTACTTAATCCCCGGCGTTCTTCGTCATATTTTGCTACTAAATGTAGCTTTAATGATTAACTCAATAGGCCACAGATATGGTTATAAACCATATGACAA ATACATAAACGCATCAGacaatataatgttttttatattgtcctCGGGAGAAGGGTGGCACAATTACCACCATGTCTTCCATCAGGATTATAGAGCTATCGAATTAAAAAAtccgattaatttaataaaaatgtttatcgatttttttacaaaaattggtTGGGCATACGATTTAAAGTATGCATCAGATGAAACGGTAAAAAAACGTATGAAGAGAACGGGTGAacagtataattataattaa